A genome region from Gigantopelta aegis isolate Gae_Host chromosome 3, Gae_host_genome, whole genome shotgun sequence includes the following:
- the LOC121368085 gene encoding uncharacterized protein DDB_G0271670-like, which produces SNNSSSGNSSSSSSNSSSNCSSTGSSSSSSTSSSSSSSSSTTSNSSGSSSSSGGNSSSSSSSSSSSSSSSSSTSSSSSSSSSSSSNSSGNSSSSSSSSSSSSSSSSSSSSSSSSSSSSSSSSSSSSSSSSSSSSSSSSSSTDSSSSNSSGNSSSSSSSSSSSSSSSSSTSSSSSSSSSSSSSSSSSSSSSSSSSSSSSSSSSSSSSSSSSSSSSSSSSSSSSSSSSSSSSSSSSSSSSSCSSSSSSSSSSSSSSSSSSSSSSSSSSSSSSSSSNSSSSSSSNSSSSSSSSSSSSSNSTGNSSSSGGSSSNSSGNSSSNSSSNSSSSSGIVGNSSSNSSGNSSGNSSSSS; this is translated from the coding sequence agtaataatagtagtagtggtaatagcagtagtagtagtagtaatagtagtagtaattgtagtagtacaggtagtagtagtagtagtagtactagtagtagtagtagtagtagtagtagtactactagtaatagtagtggtagtagtagtagtagtggtggtaatagtagtagtagtagtagtagtagtagtagtagtagtagtagtagtagtagtactagtagtagtagtagtagtagtagtagtagtagtagtaatagtagtggtaatagtagtagtagtagtagtagtagtagtagtagtagtagtagtagtagtagtagtagtagtagtagtagtagtagtagtagcagtagtagtagtagtagtagcagtagtagtagcagtagtagtagtagtagtagtagtagtagtagtagtaccgatagtagtagtagtaatagtagtggcaatagtagtagtagtagtagtagtagcagcagtagcagtagcagtagcagtagtactagtagtagtagtagtagtagtagtagtagtagtagtagtagtagtagtagtagtagtagtagtagtagtagtagtagtagtagtagtagtagtagtagtagtagtagcagtagcagtagtagtagcagtagtagtagtagtagcagtagtagtagcagcagcagtagcagtagtagtagtagcagtagcagtagtagtagcagtagcagctgcagcagcagcagtagcagcagcagcagtagcagcagcagcagtagcagtagcagcagtagcagcagtagcagtagtagtagtagcagtagcagtagtagtaatagtagtagtagtagcagtagtaacagtagtagtagtagtagtagtagtagtagtagtagcagtaatagtaccggtaatagtagtagtagtggtggtagtagtagtaatagcagtggtaatagtagtagtaatagtagtagtaatagtagtagtagtagtggtatagtaggtaatagtagtagtaatagtagtggtaatagtagtggtaatagtagtagtagtagt